One window of the Candidatus Limnocylindria bacterium genome contains the following:
- a CDS encoding sigma-70 family RNA polymerase sigma factor, translating into MTAHASLAALFPTALARTGRVIFADAVREHQDEVYGVALRILGDRDAAREAASAAFLKAYRSWDRYDQTRPVRYWLLRIAANEAISVGRSRTRERARTASVDAAAGVPDPAQTPDQVLVAREERDRVRAAVAVLPELYRVPVVLRYFSELSIEEIAAVTGRPAATVGVQLLRARALLRTTLEARP; encoded by the coding sequence ATGACCGCCCATGCGAGCCTTGCTGCGCTCTTTCCGACCGCGCTCGCCCGTACCGGTCGCGTGATCTTCGCTGACGCGGTCCGGGAGCATCAGGACGAGGTCTACGGCGTGGCGCTTCGGATCCTCGGCGACCGCGACGCGGCGCGGGAGGCGGCGAGCGCGGCCTTCCTGAAGGCCTATCGCAGCTGGGATCGCTACGACCAGACGCGGCCCGTCCGCTACTGGCTGCTACGTATCGCCGCCAACGAGGCGATCAGCGTGGGACGCTCGCGCACCCGCGAGCGAGCGCGCACCGCGAGCGTCGACGCCGCGGCCGGCGTGCCCGACCCGGCCCAGACGCCGGATCAGGTGCTCGTGGCGCGCGAGGAGCGTGACCGCGTGCGCGCGGCCGTCGCGGTACTGCCGGAGCTGTACCGCGTCCCGGTCGTACTTCGCTACTTCAGCGAGCTGTCGATCGAGGAGATCGCCGCCGTGACCGGCCGACCGGCGGCGACGGTCGGCGTCCAGCTTCTGCGCGCACGCGCGCTCCTGCGAACGACGTTGGAGGCCCGACCATGA